The following are encoded in a window of Phaseolus vulgaris cultivar G19833 chromosome 3, P. vulgaris v2.0, whole genome shotgun sequence genomic DNA:
- the LOC137839291 gene encoding uncharacterized protein, which translates to MPARPKTQIRTQPIRVHQAITERKHFDRKRTYEPRRTQPKSRVEEGREVRKPPRHNFVMELKDLIAIPSIADKLRPPIKADKVLGPRKESWCEFHEAFGHHINNCLALGYQLDELVKSGFLKDYLMEKQAGRPPGSQAGGSEGQQHEAPVLGEIHTIAGGFSGGGCTASQRKKYARSVMSVEVFEDHSPDVDITFTKGDLRDVVSHDNDPIVISLVTAGRTVHRVLVDQGSSADVMFWPTFERLQLSTDQLRPYGGCLYGFAGDQVEVRGYIELRTTFTDGTASRTEKVKYLVVNAPSAYNILLGRPTLNRIGAVPSTRHMKVKLPSMEGVIVTIRSDQEEAKRCYENSLPVRRICRKADGPWMRRPKEPPKATRVWT; encoded by the coding sequence ATGCCGGCGCGCCCCAAGACACAGATACGCACGCAACCTATTCGGGTTCACCAAGCCATCACAGAGAGGAAACACTTTGACAGGAAACGCACTTACGAGCCACGAAGGACTCAACCTAAGAGTCGAGTAGAGGAAGGGAGAGAAGTACGCAAACCGCCAAGACACAATTTCGTGATGGAACTCAAAGATCTGATTGCGATACCCAGCATAGCCGACAAGTTGAGGCCGCCGATCAAAGCTGACAAGGTACTAGGGCCTCGCAAGGAGtcgtggtgcgaattccacgaagcaTTCGGCCACCATATCAACAACTGTCTAGCACttggctatcagttggatgagctcgtgaagagtggtttcctgaaggattacttgatGGAGAAACAGGCGGGACGACCACCAGGCTCGCAAGCAGGAGGCAGTGAGGGGCAACAGCACGAGGCGCCCGTCCTCGGtgaaatccacaccatagctggtgggtTCTCGGGTGGCGGATGTACGGCGTCACAGCgtaagaaatatgcaaggtccgTAATGTCAGTAGAAGTTTTTGAGGACCATTCGCCCGATGTTGACATCACGTTCACTAAGGGAGACCTCAGGGATGTGGTGTcgcatgacaacgatcccattgtgatCTCGCTCGTCACGGCAGGAAGAACAGTTCATCGGGTCTTGGTcgatcaagggagctcggcagacgtgatgttctggccaaccTTCGAAAGGCTACAACTATCCACAGATCAgttgaggccatatgggggctgcttataCGGTTTTGCAGGCGATCAAGTTGAAGTCAGGGgatacattgagttgagaacgacgttcacagatgggACCGCCTCGCGCACGGAGAAAgtcaaataccttgtcgtgaacgccccttcagcgTATAATATCCTactgggaaggccaacactcaataggataGGGGCTGTACCCtccacgaggcacatgaaggtcaaattACCTTCAATGGAAGGGGTAATCGTCACCATCCGATCTGACCAAGAGGAGGCAAAGAGatgttatgaaaacagcctccCGGTGCGAAGGATATGCAGGAAGGCCGATGGACCATGGATGCGGCGACCGAAGGAACCACCGAAGGCGACGCGGGTATGGACATGA
- the LOC137839292 gene encoding uncharacterized protein: protein MKPEESIADVQKRFTHIVNHLTGLGKVFDKEELNIKVLKCLDRSWQLKVTAISESRDLSKLSTAALFGKLMEHELELKRLKEQETVERKPKGLALKASAQSDINEEKEDVEHDETISLLTKRFSRFRKKKRHIKIDCPNNQSKDKSASKKVERSKGSRAYISWEEDEVSSTSGSSTESEETNMCFMVKDEGSISDSVSEFSMESDNYDQLLAAFKETNDEANRLAVICSKLQKVNNVLAPKVKTLEEELHKAKTDLGRENLESLLGSQNAVFNKNGIGYNPGNVTNVKRLPSFFVPAKSGFSFFNSGKKKGSKRTQWYLDSGCSKHMTGDLTKFTNLKLKAEGHVTYGDNNCGRILGRGIVGIEIQPLLRMCFMWKDKSIAFLVSANYVTKDTRRLAHIHTNHLNILKSKDLISSLPNIKFQDNRLYDASVKGKQIRSSFNSKDIVSTKQTLDVWHMDLFGPSRVASLAGNLYALVIVDDYSRYTLI from the exons atgaaacccgaagagagcattgctgatgtgcagaaaaggttcacccacattgtgaatcatCTTACTGGATTGGGAAAGGTATTTGACAAAGAGGAACTTAACATAAAAGtgttgaagtgcctcgacagaagctggcaactcAAAGTGACTGCCATATCAGAAAGTCGTGATTTGTCAAAgctgtccactgctgcactatttgggaaattaatggagcatgagctggagctcaagagactcaaagagcaAGAAACAGTGGAAAGGAAACCCAAGGGACTTGCACTAAAAGCAAGTGCACAGAGTGACATCAATGAGGAGAAAGAAGATGTTGAACATGATGAAACAATCAGCCTACTCACAAAGAGGTTCAGCAGATTCCGAAAGAAGAAAA ggcatatcaagaTAGActgtccaaacaatcaatcaaaggacaaatCAGCCAGCAAGAAAGTTGAAAGGAGCAAGGGGAGTAGAGCTTACATTTCTTGGGAAGAGGatgaagtatcttcaaccagTGGCTCTTCAACTGAGAGTGAGGAAACCAAtatgtgcttcatggtgaaagATGAAGGATCAATCTCTGATTCGGTAAGTGAATTTTCTATGGaatctgataactatgatcaattgcttgctgCTTTCAAAGAAACAAATGATGAGGCAAATAGATTGGCTGTAATATGCAGTaagttgcaaaaggtaaataatgtccttgcacctaaagtaaaaacacttgaggaagaactgCATAAGGCTAAAACAGATCTT ggaagagaGAATCTTGAGTCTCTGCTtggttcacagaatgctgtttttaaCAAGAATGGTATTGGTTATAaccctggaaatgtaaccaatgttAAAAGGCTtccaagtttttttgttccagcaaaatcaggtttttcatttttcaacagtggcaaaaag AAAGGAAGCAAGAGAACTCAATGGTATTTGGACAGTGGATGTTCAAAACATATGACTGGTGATCTGACAAAATTTACCAATTTGAAGCTCAAGGCAgagggacatgtaacctatggggACAATAACTGTGGAAGAATTCTGGGCAGGGGAATTGTTGGAATTGAaattcaaccactattgagaatgtgctttatGTGGAAGGACAAAAGCATAGCCTTCTTAGTAtcagccaactatgtgacaaaggatacaag gaggttagctcacattcACACTAATCACTTAAATATATTGAAATCCAAAGATCTTATTTCTAGTttgcctaacattaaatttcaggataacaggctctATGATGCTtctgtgaaaggtaaacaaatcagatcTTCCTTCAATTCAAAAGACATTGTTTCTACTAAACAGACATTGGATGTGTggcatatggacttgtttggaccttctagagttgctagcttggctggaaatctGTATGCTTTGGTTATTGTGGATGACTATTCTAGATACAcattgatatga